A window of Ptychodera flava strain L36383 chromosome 1, AS_Pfla_20210202, whole genome shotgun sequence contains these coding sequences:
- the LOC139131823 gene encoding uncharacterized protein, with protein MDFAHGNIPGAAADNNTGTMSSGYHTAPSHAVPCEDDVHSNGARPFDIVEWMSMPQSDQMAEMPAGADGWQPHLQPVCSPQWQFQQRQHPGENQLERPRDDRYHGVNPGQSQSLLCDKKLSLLPYLLEQRRQCDFYKANNDSAAYRQSHSQYRMPNAPHQPHHADRSQGDKQSHHHPHPGQARQHHQQFHVLNRVMTDSEKSPLDPSLRSSSTDIEMLPLGHCSSEIQEVLPQGLNFCQPGHQFVCLQQRRFYQQQQDREYRRDGAKEDKPESQGPTPAAGQSQYLLEQCRQHDFCNAHSDSSLHGQAETLYNRTFNSQCTGSMPNAPHQPHHADRSQGDIQHHHHPQPGQAIQHHHQQFHMLDKATCMTDSERSPSDSSLGFSSTDIEMGPLRHSSGDRQEELPQDFPQQRLQDERHEMQTFFHDTQNPDLKEFFVNPSLTDSQDNESFFLENNSIPRESYNPQCSTLHPPQYCQVIITSNTGSSTDNLSLHGIQSHPAISDETPKMSDNVDQYGETMRVGQWSAIAEEQSHGQQTPITEPSIKEYHTGRSSGLESSSVTSDKSSYNNSSRCQSSDDDAESLRDIERPPHHEATRPLMDEHQGVKVVQTGQDAHRSTSRKKMPQQSARQTCYLGNNSLNIQGLSSVESHQQGHKQHPWQKVGDMFKKILPRKRSKCEAYSKVKQNKGKRKVDAASTASSSVSEMARKCPSIEVVVACDRDSSVPFPVVERRVSSSIPEFGSRPRSRTILYQKNSSEPVRIFITYALSQKEYARQLADILRRNNFEVNLDLTKDCYKEKEFNKFTKDNYGWRSSIYNSSSYIIVLCSRDYCQEAQCKEYELEATCLSTSWFYCQMETDFHLRRGRFIPVLSPGCDTSCVPSFLKTCILDWPCDMDKEDRLLRRLTNRSTAPKLGAPLPIVEITFNIRRVKDSDISCTSANDDARSFLI; from the exons ATGGATTTTGCACATGGCAATATACCAGGTGCTGCTGCCGATAATAATACAGGCACTATGAGCAGTGGTTATCACACTGCGCCATCACATGCAGTACCTTGTGAAGATGATGTCCACTCAAATGGTGCGCGGCCCTTCGATATTGTAGAGTGGATGTCAATGCCACAATCTGACCAAATGGCTGAAATGCCAGCAGGTGCTGATGGTTGGCAACCTCACCTTCAACCTGTGTGTTCACCTCAATGGCAATTTCAACAGCGACAACATCCGGGAGAAAATCAACTGGAAAGACCAAGGGATGATCGATATCATGGTGTGAATCCAGGACAAAGTCAAAGTTTGCTCTGTGATAAAAAACTGTCTCTTCTTCCTTATTTACTTGAACAGCGTAGACAATGTGACTTTTACAAGGCCAATAATGACTCAGCCGCATATAGACAATCTCACTCTCAATATAGGATGCCAAATGCTCCACATCAACCACACCATGCTGACAGATCACAAGGCGATAAACAGTCCCACCACCATCCCCACCCAGGACAAGCAAGACAGCATCATCAGCAGTTTCATGTGCTGAACAGGGTTATGACTGATTCAGAAAAGTCGCCCTTGGATCCATCTCTGAGATCAAGCTCCACAGACATTGAAATGTTGCCTCTGGGACACTGCAGCAGTGAAATACAGGAAGTGTTGCCACAAGGTTTGAATTTTTGCCAACCTGGCCATCAATTTGTGTGCCTACAACAAAGGCGCTTTTACCAGCAGCAACAGGACAGAGAATATCGACGAGACGGAGCAAAGGAGGATAAACCTGAGAGCCAAGGTCCAACTCCAGCTGCAGGACAAAGTCAATATTTACTTGAACAGTGTAGACAACATGATTTTTGCAATGCCCATAGTGACTCATCTTTACATGGACAAGCTGAGACATTGTATAATAGGACTTTTAATTCTCAGTGTACCGGTAGTATGCCAAATGCTCCACATCAACCACACCATGCTGACAGATCACAAGGAGATATACAGCACCACCACCATCCCCAGCCAGGACAAGCAATACAGCATCACCATCAGCAGTTTCATATGCTGGACAAAGCTACATGTATGACTGATTCTGAAAGGTCACCATCTGATTCATCTCTGGGATTCAGCTCCACAGACATTGAAATGGGGCCTCTGAGACACTCCAGCGGTGACAGACAAGAAGAATTGCCGCAAGACTTTCCTCAGCAGAGGCTGCAAGATGAAAGGCATGAAATGCAAACTTTTTTCCATGATACGCAGAATCCTGATCTGAAAGAATTCTTTGTGAATCCTAGTTTGACCGATTCACAGGACAATGAGTCTTTCTTTCTTGAGAACAACAGCATTCCACGTGAAAGTTACAATCCCCAATGTTCTACATTGCATCCCCCTCAATATTGTCAAGTTATAATAACTTCGAATACTGGCAGTTCCACAGACAATCTCAGTTTGCATGGGATTCAATCGCATCCGGCCATCTCAGATGAAACCCCAAAGATGTCTGACAATGTTGATCAGTATGGTGAAACAATGAGAGTAGGTCAGTGGTCAGCTATTGCAGAAGAACAAAGCCATGGGCAGCAGACGCCAATCACAGAACCTTCGATCAAAGAGTATCATACTGGTAGGTCATCAGGTTTGGAGTCTTCATCCGTAACAAGTGACAAGTCAAGTTACAATAACAGTTCAAGGTGCCAATCTTCAGATGATGATGCTGAAAGTTTGCGTGACATTGAACGTCCACCACACCATGAGGCAACGAGACCTCTCATGGATGAACATCAGGGAGTAAAAGTAGTGCAAACAGGTCAAGATGCACACAGGTCAACTTCGAGAAAAAAAATGCCACAACAGTCTGCACGGCAAACCTGTTACCTTGGCAACAATTCCTTGAATATTCAAGGACTAAGCTCAGTTGAATCGCATCAGCAGGGGCACAAACAACATCCATGGCAGAAAGTGGGTGATATGTTTAAGAAGATTCTCCCAAGAAAACGAAGCAAATGTGAAGCCTACAGTAAAGTCAAGCAAAACAAAGGAAAACGGAAAGTGGATGCAGCGTCTACAGCTTCTTCTAGTGTCAGTGAAATGGCCCGCAAGTGTCCGAGTATTGAGGTAGTGGTTGCGTGTGATCGGGACTCTTCAGTGCCCTTTCCGGTTGTGGAGAGAAGAGTAAGTTCATCAATTCCTGAATTTGGATCTAGGCCAAGAAGCAGGACTATTCTGTATCAGAAGAATTCATCTGAACCTGTCCGCATATTCATCACATATGCACTGTCACAGAAGGAATATGCCAGGCAGCTTGCAGACATACTGAGGAGGAACAATTTTGAGGTTAATCTTGACCTCACAAAAGACTGCTATAAGGAGAAGGAGTTTAATAAATTTACCAAAGACAATTACGGATGGAGGAGCAGTATTTATAACTCG AGTTCATACATCATCGTTCTGTGTTCAAGGGACTACTGCCAAGAAGCTCAGTGTAAAGAGTATGAGTTGGAAGCAACTTGTCTGAGCACAAG TTGGTTCTACTGTCAGATGGAGACAGACTTCCACTTGCGGAGGGGGAGGTTCATTCCGGTACTGTCACCAGGATGTGATACATCCTGCGTGCCTTCCTTTCTGAAGACCTGCATACTGGATTGGCCTTGTGACATGGACAAAGAGGATCGCCTCCTGCGGAGGCTGACCAACAGAAGCACAGCACCAAAGCTGGGTGCTCCACTGCCGATAGTTGAAATTACTTTCAACATCAGAAGAGTGAAGGACAGCGATATCAGCTGTACTTCTGCCAATGATGATGCCCGGTCATTTCTCATTTAG